One window of the Streptomyces sp. ITFR-21 genome contains the following:
- the panD gene encoding aspartate 1-decarboxylase, with translation MLRTMFKSKIHRATVTQADLHYVGSVTVDRELMDAADLLPGELVHIVDITNGARLETYVIEGEPGSGVIGVNGAAAHLVHPGDLVILISYAQVEDAQARSLRPAVVHVDAANRITALGADAAEPAPGTDTVRPPHAPART, from the coding sequence ATGCTGCGCACCATGTTCAAGTCCAAGATCCACCGGGCCACCGTGACCCAGGCAGATCTGCACTACGTGGGGTCCGTGACCGTCGACCGTGAGCTGATGGACGCCGCCGACCTGCTGCCGGGCGAACTGGTCCACATCGTCGACATCACCAACGGCGCCCGCCTGGAGACGTATGTCATCGAGGGCGAGCCCGGTTCCGGCGTGATCGGCGTCAACGGCGCCGCCGCCCACCTGGTGCACCCCGGCGACCTGGTCATCCTGATCAGCTACGCCCAGGTCGAGGACGCGCAGGCCCGCAGTCTGCGGCCGGCCGTCGTCCACGTCGACGCCGCCAACCGGATCACCGCCTTGGGCGCCGACGCCGCCGAACCCGCCCCCGGCACGGACACCGTCCGCCCGCCGCACGCCCCCGCGCGCACCTGA
- a CDS encoding FUSC family protein, whose protein sequence is MAAQRAAAMAAGFAAGHLFFPHHWTWTVITAFVVCSAARSRGDVVHRSGLRIAGAFTGALTGTLVAHPVSGAPAAGVTVTSCYLLIGVWLRDLIRAVWAFRTPRSPSGRSRGRPPYAGTVGAYPSGTRPAHHQEAAPCCAPCSSPRSTGPP, encoded by the coding sequence TTGGCCGCCCAACGCGCCGCCGCGATGGCCGCCGGGTTCGCCGCCGGCCACCTGTTCTTCCCGCACCACTGGACGTGGACGGTGATCACCGCCTTCGTCGTGTGCAGCGCCGCCCGCAGCCGCGGCGACGTGGTGCACCGCAGCGGCCTGCGCATCGCCGGTGCCTTCACCGGCGCGCTCACCGGCACTCTGGTCGCCCACCCGGTCTCCGGCGCGCCGGCCGCCGGTGTGACCGTCACCTCCTGCTACCTGCTGATCGGCGTCTGGCTGCGCGACCTCATCCGCGCGGTGTGGGCGTTCCGCACTCCCCGCAGCCCCTCCGGCCGGAGCCGCGGCCGACCGCCCTACGCTGGGACGGTCGGCGCGTACCCGTCCGGGACGCGACCTGCTCACCACCAGGAGGCGGCGCCATGCTGCGCACCATGTTCAAGTCCAAGATCCACCGGGCCACCGTGA
- a CDS encoding heavy-metal-associated domain-containing protein, whose translation MTETVYSVSGMSCGHCESAVSKEVTGIPGVTSVTAVAKTGLLTVASEQPLDEGAVRAAVDEAGYELVGRV comes from the coding sequence ATGACCGAGACCGTCTACTCCGTGTCCGGGATGAGCTGCGGTCACTGCGAGTCCGCCGTCAGCAAGGAGGTCACCGGGATCCCCGGCGTCACGTCCGTGACCGCCGTCGCGAAGACCGGACTGCTGACCGTCGCCTCCGAGCAGCCGCTCGACGAGGGGGCCGTTCGCGCCGCGGTGGACGAGGCGGGTTACGAGCTCGTCGGCCGGGTCTGA
- a CDS encoding heavy metal translocating P-type ATPase — MATTTAHTDGGPARERIELAIGGMTCASCATRIEKKLNRMAGVTATVNYATEKAKVAYGEGVAVGDLIATVEATGYTAAPPAPPPAGPGSGDRGRAEETPELNSLRRRLTTAVALAVPVIALSMIPASQFTNWQWVALALASPVVVYAGLPFHRAAWVNLRHGAATMDTLVSVGTLAAYGWSLWALFFGTAGTPGMTHPFGFTVTRGDGGGNIYLEAAAGVTAFILAGRYFEAGAKRRAGAALRALLELGVEEVAVLRRDARGAQAEVRIPVGGLAVGDRFVVRPGEKIATDGVVREGGSAVDASMLTGESVPVEVGPGSPVAGATVNAGGRIVVEAVRIGADTRLARMARLVEDAQNGKAAAQRLADRISAVFVPAVIALALGTLGVWLALGEGATAAFTAAVAVLIIACPCALGLATPTALLVGTGRGAQLGILIKGPEVLESTRAVDTVVLDKTGTVTTGAMALTGVHIARDADADAKDVLRLAGALEHASEHPVARAVVAAATEDGVALPLVGADFAAVPGLGVRGTVDGHAVLVGRERLLAGAGVSLPAELAEAKRAAEERGGTAVVVAWDGRARGVLVVADAVKPTSAEAVRRLRALGLRPVLLTGDNAAVAAAVAAQVGVDPADVHAEALPEDKVAVVRGLQEQGRTVAMVGDGVNDAAALAQADLGLAMGTGTDAAIEAGDLTLVRGDLRVAADAIRLSRRTLATIKGNLFWAFAYNLAAIPLAAAGLLNPMVAGAAMAFSSVFVVGNSLRLRGFKPLAD; from the coding sequence ATGGCCACCACCACCGCGCACACGGACGGCGGACCCGCCCGGGAGCGGATCGAGCTGGCGATCGGCGGCATGACCTGCGCGTCGTGCGCCACCCGGATCGAGAAGAAGCTCAACCGGATGGCCGGCGTGACCGCGACGGTCAACTACGCGACCGAGAAGGCGAAGGTGGCGTACGGGGAAGGGGTCGCGGTCGGCGACCTCATCGCGACCGTCGAGGCCACCGGCTACACCGCCGCCCCGCCCGCTCCCCCGCCGGCCGGTCCCGGGAGCGGGGACCGCGGCCGGGCGGAGGAGACCCCCGAACTGAACTCGCTGCGACGGCGGCTGACCACCGCCGTGGCCCTCGCCGTCCCGGTGATCGCGCTGTCGATGATCCCGGCATCGCAGTTCACTAACTGGCAGTGGGTCGCGCTGGCGCTGGCCTCGCCCGTCGTGGTGTACGCGGGTCTGCCGTTCCACCGCGCGGCCTGGGTGAACCTGCGGCACGGCGCCGCCACCATGGACACGCTGGTGTCGGTCGGCACGCTCGCGGCGTACGGCTGGTCGCTGTGGGCGCTGTTCTTCGGCACGGCCGGGACGCCCGGCATGACTCACCCGTTCGGGTTCACCGTCACCCGCGGGGACGGCGGCGGGAACATCTACCTGGAAGCGGCGGCCGGAGTCACCGCGTTCATCCTGGCCGGCCGCTACTTCGAGGCCGGCGCCAAACGCCGGGCCGGGGCCGCGCTGCGCGCCCTGTTGGAGCTCGGCGTTGAGGAGGTTGCGGTGCTGCGCCGCGACGCCCGCGGCGCTCAGGCCGAAGTACGGATCCCGGTGGGCGGGTTGGCGGTCGGCGACCGCTTCGTCGTCCGGCCGGGGGAGAAGATCGCCACCGACGGGGTGGTACGGGAAGGCGGCTCGGCGGTCGACGCCTCGATGCTCACCGGCGAGTCGGTGCCGGTGGAGGTCGGACCCGGGTCGCCGGTCGCGGGCGCGACGGTGAACGCCGGCGGCCGGATCGTGGTCGAGGCGGTACGGATCGGCGCGGACACCCGGCTGGCCCGGATGGCCCGCCTGGTGGAGGACGCGCAGAACGGCAAGGCGGCGGCGCAGCGGCTCGCCGACCGGATCTCGGCGGTGTTCGTGCCCGCCGTGATCGCGCTGGCGCTCGGCACCCTCGGGGTGTGGCTGGCGCTGGGCGAGGGCGCGACGGCGGCCTTCACGGCGGCCGTAGCGGTGCTGATCATCGCCTGCCCGTGCGCACTCGGGCTGGCGACGCCGACCGCGCTGCTGGTGGGCACCGGGCGCGGCGCCCAACTCGGCATCCTCATCAAGGGTCCCGAGGTGCTGGAGTCCACCCGGGCCGTCGACACGGTGGTCCTGGACAAGACCGGCACGGTCACCACGGGCGCGATGGCGCTCACCGGTGTGCACATCGCCCGCGACGCCGACGCGGACGCCAAGGACGTCCTGCGGCTGGCCGGCGCCCTGGAGCACGCCTCCGAGCACCCGGTGGCGCGGGCCGTGGTCGCCGCCGCGACCGAGGACGGCGTCGCACTGCCGCTCGTGGGGGCCGACTTCGCGGCCGTGCCGGGGCTGGGTGTACGCGGCACCGTGGACGGGCACGCGGTGCTCGTCGGCCGGGAGCGGCTGCTCGCCGGCGCCGGGGTGTCGCTGCCCGCCGAGCTGGCCGAGGCGAAGCGGGCGGCCGAGGAGCGCGGCGGTACGGCGGTGGTGGTCGCCTGGGACGGGCGGGCCAGGGGGGTGCTGGTCGTCGCCGACGCGGTGAAGCCGACGAGCGCGGAGGCGGTACGGCGGCTGCGCGCGCTGGGGTTGCGGCCGGTGCTGCTCACCGGCGACAACGCGGCGGTCGCCGCGGCGGTCGCCGCTCAGGTGGGTGTCGACCCGGCGGACGTCCACGCGGAGGCGCTGCCCGAGGACAAGGTGGCCGTCGTGCGCGGCCTCCAGGAGCAGGGCCGGACGGTCGCGATGGTCGGCGACGGCGTCAACGACGCGGCGGCGCTCGCCCAGGCGGACCTCGGGCTCGCCATGGGCACGGGTACGGACGCGGCCATCGAGGCGGGCGATCTCACCCTCGTGCGGGGCGATCTGCGGGTCGCCGCCGACGCGATCCGGCTCTCGCGCCGCACCCTCGCCACCATCAAGGGCAACCTCTTCTGGGCGTTCGCCTACAACCTGGCGGCGATTCCGCTGGCCGCGGCCGGCCTGCTCAACCCGATGGTCGCCGGGGCGGCGATGGCCTTCTCCTCGGTCTTCGTGGTCGGCAACAGCCTGCGCCTGCGCGGCTTCAAGCCGCTGGCGGACTAG
- a CDS encoding D-alanyl-D-alanine carboxypeptidase family protein has protein sequence MAPAADGTGAYESAAPERAPEPGEPPATAEPFMKPLVSDLPDRPDGDGPVVFGTPGRPVAARTSPFAPMRPAPVPLPPAAKPPARQTGAQSPPGSGEARGVTTGKPAAAGTVTAATAAAGTVTAEGAAAGGAARSAAPAETERVGPEGTRGMPVPPAPAAPGQAPLKLLAELTNTPPPRQTAWRTTLRRFKIWTPLVVVLALVYVIVQAVRPLPAPALELTAASSYTFAGTPLPQSMPWPSQGQSVAEVEGIGLLGVHGAQTPVPIASVTKVMTAYLILRDHPIAAQQNGPLITVDQQAADESSSADESTAAVKAGQRFTERQMLQLLLIPSGNNIARLLARWDSGTQQAFVTKMTSAAAGLGMTHTTYTGASGFEETTVSTAEDQLKLARQVMRNEVFRSVVALPNVDIPGVGTIYNNNNDLVHYGVVGVKTGSSTPAGGALMWAANKTVDGKQQLVLGVTLQQRGGATVYDSLQLALKNSQKLIESVQGGLTSATIVKKGEVVGEIDDAMGGTTPVVAGANLTAIGWPGMKVGVTLDANSSGVPHSARAGTAVGRLSFGTGAARTSVPVLLGSDLKEPSFAKKLTHF, from the coding sequence GTGGCGCCGGCCGCGGACGGGACGGGCGCGTACGAGTCGGCGGCCCCGGAGCGCGCGCCGGAGCCCGGCGAGCCGCCGGCGACCGCCGAGCCCTTCATGAAGCCCCTGGTCTCCGATCTGCCGGACCGGCCCGACGGCGACGGCCCGGTGGTCTTCGGCACGCCCGGCAGGCCCGTGGCGGCCCGCACGAGCCCGTTCGCGCCCATGCGGCCGGCCCCCGTGCCGCTGCCGCCCGCAGCCAAGCCGCCGGCCCGGCAGACGGGCGCGCAGAGCCCTCCGGGCTCCGGGGAGGCTCGGGGCGTGACGACCGGGAAGCCGGCCGCGGCCGGGACGGTGACGGCGGCGACGGCCGCGGCCGGGACGGTGACGGCCGAGGGCGCCGCGGCCGGGGGGGCGGCGCGGTCCGCCGCGCCCGCGGAAACGGAGCGGGTCGGCCCCGAGGGCACCCGCGGCATGCCCGTCCCGCCCGCGCCCGCCGCGCCGGGACAGGCGCCCCTGAAGCTGCTCGCCGAGCTGACCAACACCCCGCCGCCGCGCCAGACCGCTTGGCGCACCACCCTGCGCCGGTTCAAGATCTGGACCCCGCTGGTGGTGGTCCTCGCGCTGGTCTACGTCATCGTGCAGGCCGTACGCCCGCTGCCCGCGCCGGCCCTGGAGCTGACCGCGGCCTCCTCGTACACCTTCGCCGGCACCCCGCTGCCGCAGTCGATGCCGTGGCCGTCGCAGGGCCAGTCCGTCGCCGAGGTCGAGGGCATCGGCTTGCTCGGGGTGCACGGCGCCCAGACGCCGGTGCCGATCGCGAGCGTCACCAAGGTGATGACCGCGTACCTGATCCTGCGCGACCACCCGATCGCCGCCCAGCAGAACGGCCCGCTGATCACCGTGGACCAGCAGGCCGCCGACGAGTCCTCGTCCGCCGACGAGTCCACCGCCGCGGTCAAGGCCGGCCAGCGGTTCACCGAACGGCAGATGCTGCAATTGCTGTTGATCCCGTCCGGCAACAACATCGCCCGCCTGCTGGCCCGCTGGGACTCCGGTACGCAGCAGGCGTTCGTCACCAAGATGACGAGCGCCGCCGCCGGCCTGGGCATGACGCACACCACGTACACCGGCGCGAGCGGCTTCGAGGAGACCACCGTCAGCACCGCCGAGGACCAGCTCAAACTGGCCCGGCAAGTGATGCGGAACGAGGTCTTCCGCTCCGTGGTCGCGCTGCCGAACGTCGACATCCCGGGCGTCGGCACGATCTACAACAACAACAACGACCTGGTCCACTACGGCGTCGTCGGCGTCAAGACCGGCTCCAGCACCCCGGCCGGCGGCGCCCTGATGTGGGCGGCGAACAAGACCGTCGACGGCAAGCAGCAGCTCGTCCTCGGCGTCACGCTCCAGCAGCGCGGCGGCGCCACCGTCTACGACAGCCTGCAACTGGCCCTGAAGAACAGCCAGAAGCTGATCGAGTCCGTCCAAGGCGGCCTGACGTCGGCGACGATAGTGAAGAAGGGCGAGGTCGTCGGCGAGATCGACGACGCGATGGGCGGCACCACCCCGGTGGTGGCCGGCGCGAACCTGACGGCGATCGGCTGGCCGGGCATGAAGGTGGGCGTCACGCTGGACGCCAACTCCTCGGGTGTACCGCACAGCGCGCGGGCCGGCACCGCGGTCGGCAGGCTCAGCTTCGGCACGGGGGCGGCCCGCACCAGCGTGCCGGTGCTGCTGGGCAGCGACCTGAAGGAGCCGTCCTTCGCCAAGAAACTCACCCACTTCTGA